The window ACGATCGATCGGCACAGCTGACGATCGGCCTAGCCGGTCattagccgaccattgcggatgctctaacacTCCCCTAGTGATTCATAtatcaattataaattaaattaataataaatctcCCGTAATTATTTGgacatttcaaataattttagttgatgaaatttaaagattcataaataaaatatagtaacgccaacttatataaaaattatgataactTTCACATCTGTATAACTGCCGTCAATTAAGTTGAatagatatatttaaataaaattttaattaaagtataatttttaatataaaaatagcaGTTTTGTAAATATTCCCAAAACTCCACTTTAATTGCATAGATTCCCCCCCTGATTTTCGATTATTCTTTGTAAATGTTTTACTCTAtccaaatattattaattaaatataatgaaaagtgggtggaaaaagttGATGGGATGTGAGtgctacttttaaagtattagttttataataaaatgtgagtagaaatgagttagtgaaatatgtattagttttataataaaatgtgagtagaaatgagttagtgaaatatgaggtccactgccaaaaatggtaaaagtgaagtgtgtcaaatttttaggaacgGACCGCAATaataaactgtgtcaaaatttgggggacggtaTTTTTGACTTTAGCCGAATATTAATACTACCAGTacacataaataaaagaatactAAGTACTACTACCAATGAAGAATACTAAACCCTAAGATATCTCAGTTGTGCATTCTCTCCTctcttgaaagttgaaacccTAGCGGCGCTCTCTCCttttgaaagttgaaacccCAGCGGCGCTCCCCTctcttgaaagttgaaacccTAGCGGTGGatgctatatttttattagttttactgtatccaaatattaataattaaattgttataacgtctataaaagaaaagttaTTGAAAGCTTCTCAGTGTGCGCTCTCCTCCTCCTATCGGGGGGCGGCGGGTAGCTCACACCGTCGCCCCCCAAGCCACAGCCGCCATCGGAAAGCAGCGCACCACTCCCCCTCAAGGGCGGAGTTCTATCTTCTCTCCAACTGTCGGTAATCCCTTTCCATCTCCTCCCAATGTCACCGGTGTGCTTCTGCGAGATCCGGCTGACGAGTTGGAGTATTTCCGCCCCTCATATCCCGGGGTTCTCGTCAGCCACTCGCCGCGCTACTCAGTCTCATCACACCATAAGTGGGGCCGACGCTGCCTCGCCGACCACCGGAGGATTTCGGATCCAGGGCCTACCCACGCTGATTGGGAGATGTCTAATCTCTCCCCGTGCTTAAACTGCAAGTCCTCTCGGACTTATCTTCTCCAAAGCCCAACGGCAGTCACGCAGTGGGTGGTGTGTACAACGACAAGCTGGAAGTCAACCAAGGGGGGACGTGTTGGACCGGACGGTAAGTCGTTTTTACACAACAACCACCGGAGCGGCGCTGCACCTGCCGCCCTATGGAGATGGTTCAGCTATGATGTTTGGGAGATGTCTCTTATTCTTTATCCTCTCCCCGTGTTTAAACTGCAACTTCTCCAGAGGACACCGACAACTATGCATTGGCAAGTAATGGGCAGTGTGTTGAGCGACAAGCTGGAAGTCAACCGCACTGAGGGCCGGCGAGTTGGACCAGACGGCACACTTAACCATCGGACCAACGCTGCCCTGCCGCCGCCTCATGGAGATGTTACCACCTATGATATTTGGGAGATGTTGTTAAGCTCCGGCTCTTAACCGAACATAGCTTCTTTTTGTCCAATTCGTGGCTCCTGTTGTTAACCTCTCTCGTTCCGTTGTAGTTCATTATGTCCcattactaatattaatattttcatttttagttttattgttggagtattatataacGAACCTTACAAATgatactttaaaaattaaataaaacattaatcaGAGTATcttcaaccatttacactaaatatttattcattttagtctaaatttttaaaaatattctctatattaactttttttactcaaaaaattcgaaaaagtttttgtttttgttttagggtaaacctaaaaatagataattggATTGGTTTCGAGTAAGTCTACtctattttactaaattttaatgtactATTGAAGATGCACTTATTAGcctatatatggagtataattattaTTCCCTATCTTACTTTCTGCTCATACTTTTCAGGAATGTAGAGAAccaaatgtttatatttttcaggGTCGGAGGAGTTCTATTGATCTTGTGAAAAGAAACTGTACTAGCCCTGCATACCATTGGAACTCTTGCTGTTGGCATATactgtaattaaatttatcttaAATCATAGTAATAAGAAATTATGAAGATCAACACTACTCAATACGGATTGCCATTTTCcactaaaattatactaatggGACATGTGAATCGCATAAACTTTGCTAAACTTTTACTCCACAATCTGTTTTGTGGCAAGCCATGTATTCCAATTGATATTTTGATCTATTTTGAAACAATGTATGCCATTACATGTCAATTTATACACATAACACACTGTGAAACATTTGGAAAGTCTAATCGTAAGGATTTCGGAAATCCTTAAGAAGCTGTGGGATATCATAAGCAAGCATTTCATCAACACACTGAatcatttttggttttaacTTCTCAAACTTGTCTATGCTGTATCCGCTCAATCTCTCTCTAAATTGATCCACATTCGGGAAATCCCCCAGCGGTAGATGTTGCTCTCTCTGAACCTGAATGGTAATTTGAGGATATAGAATCATTTAACGTTTGAGACgagaaaaagagaagaggGAACCTTTGCAAATTCAATGGCCAGATTATCGATGAGCCTTTGCTGAGTCTTAGCTTTGCCTATCATTGCAGGCATCTCATTCCTGAGATGACTAATGATCAAGGCATGTATCTTAGCAGCACGAGCACGTTTCACAAACTCATTTATCTGTGACATGAAACCATCGTTAATATTGTTACGATGATATAATGGGAAAACTAAGAGATACTTACTCGACGATCACAAGCCTTCTTAGGTATGTCTTTCAAGTCATTGAGAAGGTTGTCTTGTTCTTTCTGGAAGAGCTCTTCCCCGAGGGGACCGGCTGCAGCATTGTTTATAGGCTTGTCGTTGAAGGAGCTTGCAACAAATAGTGTAGTAAGTAATTAGTTGCCCAATATAAGAAATTTGATTGGAGAAGTAGTGTTGTAAGTAATTAGTTACCCAATATAAACACGCATAACTTCAGGAGTATTCAAGACTTTGCCTAGAGACCACATTAAGGCACCATATACCCGCATAAGCTGCGAAGAGAGGATATGATCAGTTAGGGTGCATCTGAGTACATATACTGTATAGATATAAAGAGATGCATACTTGTTGTGTATCAATTTGGTCGGCCTTGTTGAGGACGACGCGTATCTTATCATCATGACCACGGAGAGATTCAATGACGCGCTTGAATTCGTCGCTGATGTCAAGCTTGTGAGGGTCGAACAGGAGTAGGATGAGATCACACTTGATGGCGAACCAGGAAATGGCACCTGTGAAGTCGTAGCTTCTCTGCGTGCGTTGCTTCTCCCCAGAGAGGACTCCCGGGGTGTCCACAAAGGTGATGTGCTCCAGCAACTTAATTATTCATCAATGGTCAAGAATCAACTCATCATCTCATAATCAAGATGGAAGAGTATAGTGTAACTCACAGGATTGGGGAGCTGTGAGCACTCAAATTTGGATAAAAAAGCTGTTCCGAAGGATTGAAGGCCGCTGAAAGGCATGTCTGCTTGAACAGCAATGGTGTTGCCTGGAATGCTTCTGTCATCAGCTCCGTTCTGTTTTTCCATTACATTAAATCACCATTCCCACAAACTAACATGAAATGCACGTTCGTACCATAACCACTACGAATCTGTCTGTCGTGGGCTCTGGACCGATATGAGCTCCTGTAACCAGACTCAAAAGTTGAGTAGCTAGAAACAAACAAACCAATGgatgatgaaatgaaatgaatctAGGAAATGAATTACCAGGATAAGTACATCCCATGAGATGCTTGATGAATGTGGTCTTGCCTGTGGAGTATTGGCCAAGTAGCATCACCATTGGCTTCGCCTCAAAATCGCTACTTGTCTTCCAACAATCATATCAACATCATCATTCATCGTTTGCAGCTTCTTTGCTAAAATACTAGGAGTATGGTTTACTACTTACCAGTAGAGGACAAACAAATTCATTGAACTTGTAGGTCACTTCCAGGGGCTTTAGCTTCTTGATGTACAGATTCTTCAGTCCATCCACAATTGAAGTCACCGGCTTCGACGACATCTAACAAtgatcaatattaatttaataaacttGAATTTCAAGCCAACACTAAATGTAAGTGAAAAATTACCTTTCCGGTTTTAGAAAACCAACTTCCAGAAGATGAATGCTGCAGTTGATTGCctaaaatcatcaaatcaaaagcCAATGCTTAATTAGATAAGAAAAAATTCCTCAGCACCATGGCATCATCTTACCACTGATCCGCTCAGGCGAAGGGTAGCGCGCGCTTTGACTCCGTTTCGTCTGCAGTTTACCATATTTCATCtatcaaaaaaagaaacacaagTACAAGAGAGATGAGAGGGGAAATCAAACTCACGACAAGAAGGGTTTGAAGACCTTCCATGGTGGGTGGTTGCAGGTTCTCATAATCAACTGCAACAGAGCAGATTATGAGATAATCAATTCAAGCAAATGAAACTCACTAACTAACTAACCTTGAGTATCATTCACAATATCATTGGTTATATTATGGCCAGCTTGTGCCAAAGACATGAGCTACACTCACCCAAAAGCTGAACGAATCAATCACCACAAATAGAATTTACAAGCAAagggtatatatatatataagtaattACGAGGAGAAACAAGACCTGACCTGCATTGCTACAACGAATTCATCATATCCAAGATAACCTTGCCTCTTCGAATCAGCAATTGACCAAACCTATTATCATAATcaaaaatacatttattatatattacaactcaaaactaaataattcgGAACCTGCTTGAGATCTTGACGACTCAAATTAGACATGGAGAGGAATTTCTGAGCATCGGTTCCCGTGATACGCCCATCACCATCTGCtcaacatataaaaatttgaattaaaaaattgcatgAAGAAATTGCTGAATATTGAAATTTGGTAGGTACCAGAATCAGCGCAAGAGAACCAAATTTGATACAACTTCTGATGCTCCTTGGAGCACCGCCCAATCGAAGATGAACCAATCtccattttctcaaaattatttcattcaaattttgtttttcttcatttaataGAGAGTCTTTACCACTTTCTTTGTTTCGAGAATGTCTCCACCAATTTCAAATATCGTGTATGGTAAAGGTAGTTAAAATCAACTGAAATTTGTCCGTACCCATTTTTCAATTGggctaaaatttaattaaatatttgaggcttgtataaataataatttggaAGTGATGCATGTGTAGTCGGTTAGGGCTCCCGCGTATGCTGTTTCACCACTACTAATATTTCGGACTGATATACTATTGTTACATATTATAAGACCAAGTCTCCGTGAATCAAATCTTtgcagaaataaaaaaagaaaaatagtctcctagagaaaagaaaaaagttaaacAATTATTGGCAGAAATtaggtaaaaagaaaaatagtctcctagagaaaagaaaaaagttaaacAATTATTGGCAGAAATtaggtaaaaagaaaaatagtctcctagagaaaagaaaaaagttaaacAATTATTGGCAGAAATTAGGTAAAAGTAATAATGAAGATAGTGAAAACGTGATTGGgtatattaattattgtagtagggtatattaattattgtagtagtatttagtttgttcactaaataaaatatgatattttttatggaataaactaaaaaaaatatgatatctaTACTGTGACAGATAgactattaattttagtgTGTTTatagttgaaaattgaaaaaaaaaaaatgaattaccCCTTCCTAGATTCTGTCCAAATAACCAGCCATGCAGGGCACACCGAACCACTCCCCATTCAAGGTTAGGCACTACCCCCAAGGCCCAAACTGCTACCACCTCCCCCTCTCTGCGGTCGCCCAGTGGTCTGGAAAAATGTATACTCCTCCATaccagataatttgggacactttgactgggcacgggttttaagaaatctaataaaaagtaagttgaaaaagttggtgagaTGCGATCCTactttcaaaatattagttttataataaaatgcgagtaggaatgggttagtggaatatgaggtccactacaaaaaatggtaaaagtgaaatggatCAAATTATGTGAGACGGCCCGAAATGAAATAAtgggtcgaattatctgggacggagaaAATAGTACAAAAGATATATTGAAAccacaattaattttattaaatccaaatataattatagacTTGTCACCATTTCTCTGTTGGTAATACTTTTGTAACGGTTTTTGGAAAGATGGGGTccacaatttatattatttatttctcttttatgtttaatCTATTTTCAGTTAATTTTGCATATTCACTCCTAAAGATGGTTTTaaagttttttgtttttttcgcTGCCAACCTGTCACCAAGCaaagtaaataattttcacaattaacacaaaattacaagtccaaaaaataataatataatattaactaaaacaaaaaattatagtaggagtactaaattGAAGAGTAACATAGAAGAAAACATGATAATATAACAGCagtacataaaaaatagacgCACAAAACGGGACAGAACATAGAATCGGAATTCAGAattgatttttcaataaatatttaggaAGATTATATGTACTCTCCCGTGtctaacataaaataataccgTTGTATTCTATAAATTCCATTGAGTTTCTTCTGTCCCTACACCCAATCTTTCATGAAGCAAAATAATCAGGTAAAGGCAGAGGGAATGAGTAAGACGGACCCAGGGTGGGCAAAAGCCCCCTTTATCATACCCATCTTATTGTATGTTTCTATActtatgaatgaaaaaaataaaattctgtacATATGTATGGAATTTAATGAATAGTCTCCCAAGGTAACTTTGTGCCTTTGCTCTGCATGAAAGGCGTACCATCCACTCTAGCCCGATTTGCTGTGCTCTGATCTCCTCTTCACTAGACAGTCGAGCAACTATCCGTGGTGTTGGACAGGTCACAAGCCCGATGCATCTTCGACTCAAGAAATTCCTACGGTCTTCCCGAGCAGCCATAACACCAGAGACAATTCTATACCGAATATTGTATGTAGTGAAGTTCTATCCAGCATGAAGCCATATATTGTGATCCCAGCTCTATTGTTCTCAAAGTATGTCACTGCAACCAATAAATCTCAAAAATTAAgttcccaaaaaattaaataggcAAGTTTTGGTCCAAAAAGGAAAGCCTATATCTTACCCAGCGCCTGCCTTTTCTGAAACGAGATAGTGCTGTAAGCGTAAGAAGGGTCGAAATTGCAGTTGTCAAGCTCGTCTTCTTCATCTCCGCCATCATCTTCTGCATCAGATGCTGTATCTACAAACTGCTCATCACCTCTTATAGCCACTGGAGTCTCTGCATCAAAGGAGTCCACTGTGGCGCAGACGTGCCACTTTGCTGCCAGGCACGTCACGGCTTGTGCCTTGTGCGTGATCCTGGTCGCGCTACGCAGCAAGATCAAGAGTCCAGCGAGAAGACTAACACAGCAAACCTgcacaaaagaaaaaagaaaaaattcccAAATTTTATAGTGATCAATTAAGTTAAGATGATTTCATAATTGAATCACCTACCGCGAGCTCTCCTGTGTGGTATATATTGACATCCGCGTTGGGGCGTGTGGTCATGAGCAGAGACGAAAACTGGCTAGCCGTGATGAAGATCAAAGACCACAAAATGAATGATCTATATCTGTGGCTTATGATGCGCAAGTGTCTCCTGATTCTGAGGTGCTCTTTGAGGACGGATTCGACATCAGAATTGATTTGGAAGAGCTGTGCAAAGTCCTGGAGGCGGAGGATTTGGAGGCAGCAGATGAGGCGAAACAGAAGACAGACGAGGAAGAACACCACGGTTCTATAGAACCACGAGCACAGCTCCAATGTACAGGCGACTGTGTTGCTCACGATGGCATTGCCTAGGAAGGAGACGCGCGTCCCCCCTGATCCGTACCACCATATCTTGTACGCGCTCTCAGCAGCAAAGCAGGGCAACACGAAGA is drawn from Salvia hispanica cultivar TCC Black 2014 chromosome 6, UniMelb_Shisp_WGS_1.0, whole genome shotgun sequence and contains these coding sequences:
- the LOC125196404 gene encoding EH domain-containing protein 1-like isoform X5 — translated: MEGLQTLLVTKRSQSARYPSPERISGNQLQHSSSGSWFSKTGKMSSKPVTSIVDGLKNLYIKKLKPLEVTYKFNEFVCPLLTSSDFEAKPMVMLLGQYSTGKTTFIKHLMGCTYPGNSFPRFISFHHPLVCLFLATQLLSLVTGAHIGPEPTTDRFVVVMNGADDRSIPGNTIAVQADMPFSGLQSFGTAFLSKFECSQLPNPLLEHITFVDTPGVLSGEKQRTQRSYDFTGAISWFAIKCDLILLLFDPHKLDISDEFKRVIESLRGHDDKIRVVLNKADQIDTQQLMRVYGALMWSLGKVLNTPEVMRVYIGSFNDKPINNAAAGPLGEELFQKEQDNLLNDLKDIPKKACDRRINEFVKRARAAKIHALIISHLRNEMPAMIGKAKTQQRLIDNLAIEFAKVQREQHLPLGDFPNVDQFRERLSGYSIDKFEKLKPKMIQCVDEMLAYDIPQLLKDFRNPYD
- the LOC125196404 gene encoding EH domain-containing protein 1-like isoform X1; this encodes MEIGSSSIGRCSKEHQKLYQIWFSCADSDGDGRITGTDAQKFLSMSNLSRQDLKQVWSIADSKRQGYLGYDEFVVAMQLMSLAQAGHNITNDIVNDTQVDYENLQPPTMEGLQTLLVTKRSQSARYPSPERISGNQLQHSSSGSWFSKTGKMSSKPVTSIVDGLKNLYIKKLKPLEVTYKFNEFVCPLLTSSDFEAKPMVMLLGQYSTGKTTFIKHLMGCTYPGNSFPRFISFHHPLVCLFLATQLLSLVTGAHIGPEPTTDRFVVVMNGADDRSIPGNTIAVQADMPFSGLQSFGTAFLSKFECSQLPNPLLEHITFVDTPGVLSGEKQRTQRSYDFTGAISWFAIKCDLILLLFDPHKLDISDEFKRVIESLRGHDDKIRVVLNKADQIDTQQLMRVYGALMWSLGKVLNTPEVMRVYIGSFNDKPINNAAAGPLGEELFQKEQDNLLNDLKDIPKKACDRRINEFVKRARAAKIHALIISHLRNEMPAMIGKAKTQQRLIDNLAIEFAKVQREQHLPLGDFPNVDQFRERLSGYSIDKFEKLKPKMIQCVDEMLAYDIPQLLKDFRNPYD
- the LOC125196404 gene encoding EH domain-containing protein 1-like isoform X3, whose product is MEIGSSSIGRCSKEHQKLYQIWFSCADSDGDGRITGTDAQKFLSMSNLSRQDLKQVWSIADSKRQGYLGYDEFVVAMQLMSLAQAGHNITNDIVNDTQVDYENLQPPTMEGLQTLLVTKRSQSARYPSPERISGNQLQHSSSGSWFSKTGKMSSKPVTSIVDGLKNLYIKKLKPLEVTYKFNEFVCPLLTSSDFEAKPMVMLLGQYSTGKTTFIKHLMGCTYPGAHIGPEPTTDRFVVVMNGADDRSIPGNTIAVQADMPFSGLQSFGTAFLSKFECSQLPNPLLEHITFVDTPGVLSGEKQRTQRSYDFTGAISWFAIKCDLILLLFDPHKLDISDEFKRVIESLRGHDDKIRVVLNKADQIDTQQLMRVYGALMWSLGKVLNTPEVMRVYIGSFNDKPINNAAAGPLGEELFQKEQDNLLNDLKDIPKKACDRRINEFVKRARAAKIHALIISHLRNEMPAMIGKAKTQQRLIDNLAIEFAKVQREQHLPLGDFPNVDQFRERLSGYSIDKFEKLKPKMIQCVDEMLAYDIPQLLKDFRNPYD
- the LOC125193042 gene encoding uncharacterized protein LOC125193042 isoform X1 is translated as MGDESGTVAPLMSPSEKRRALIRMSSDIHDELQAFRRCLKWLCVDQSNAWTACLSWFVFVAMSIAIPALSHLVLACSDCDTRHSRPYDAVAQLSLTGVAAISFLCISHFVSKYGLRRFLFFDKLCDESETVRKGYTNQFNSLEFWHCIQRSLKLLFIFVLPCFAAESAYKIWWYGSGGTRVSFLGNAIVSNTVACTLELCSWFYRTVVFFLVCLLFRLICCLQILRLQDFAQLFQINSDVESVLKEHLRIRRHLRIISHRYRSFILWSLIFITASQFSSLLMTTRPNADVNIYHTGELAVCCVSLLAGLLILLRSATRITHKAQAVTCLAAKWHVCATVDSFDAETPVAIRGDEQFVDTASDAEDDGGDEEDELDNCNFDPSYAYSTISFQKRQALVTYFENNRAGITIYGFMLDRTSLHTIFGIELSLVLWLLGKTVGIS
- the LOC125193042 gene encoding uncharacterized protein LOC125193042 isoform X2, which translates into the protein MGDESGTVAPLMSPSEKRRALIRMSSDIHDELQAFRRCLKWLCVDQSNAWTACLSWFVFVAMSIAIPALSHLVLACSDCDTRHSRPYDAVAQLSLTGVAAISFLCISHFVSKYGLRRFLFFDKLCDESETVRKGYTNQFNRSLKLLFIFVLPCFAAESAYKIWWYGSGGTRVSFLGNAIVSNTVACTLELCSWFYRTVVFFLVCLLFRLICCLQILRLQDFAQLFQINSDVESVLKEHLRIRRHLRIISHRYRSFILWSLIFITASQFSSLLMTTRPNADVNIYHTGELAVCCVSLLAGLLILLRSATRITHKAQAVTCLAAKWHVCATVDSFDAETPVAIRGDEQFVDTASDAEDDGGDEEDELDNCNFDPSYAYSTISFQKRQALVTYFENNRAGITIYGFMLDRTSLHTIFGIELSLVLWLLGKTVGIS
- the LOC125196404 gene encoding EH domain-containing protein 1-like isoform X4, whose product is MILKLIMRTCNHPPWKVFKPFLSRNGVKARATLRLSGSVHSSSGSWFSKTGKMSSKPVTSIVDGLKNLYIKKLKPLEVTYKFNEFVCPLLTSSDFEAKPMVMLLGQYSTGKTTFIKHLMGCTYPGNSFPRFISFHHPLVCLFLATQLLSLVTGAHIGPEPTTDRFVVVMNGADDRSIPGNTIAVQADMPFSGLQSFGTAFLSKFECSQLPNPLLEHITFVDTPGVLSGEKQRTQRSYDFTGAISWFAIKCDLILLLFDPHKLDISDEFKRVIESLRGHDDKIRVVLNKADQIDTQQLMRVYGALMWSLGKVLNTPEVMRVYIGSFNDKPINNAAAGPLGEELFQKEQDNLLNDLKDIPKKACDRRINEFVKRARAAKIHALIISHLRNEMPAMIGKAKTQQRLIDNLAIEFAKVQREQHLPLGDFPNVDQFRERLSGYSIDKFEKLKPKMIQCVDEMLAYDIPQLLKDFRNPYD
- the LOC125196404 gene encoding EH domain-containing protein 1-like isoform X2, translated to MEIGSSSIGRCSKEHQKLYQIWFSCADSDGDGRITGTDAQKFLSMSNLSRQDLKQVWSIADSKRQGYLGYDEFVVAMQLIMRTCNHPPWKVFKPFLSRNGVKARATLRLSGSVHSSSGSWFSKTGKMSSKPVTSIVDGLKNLYIKKLKPLEVTYKFNEFVCPLLTSSDFEAKPMVMLLGQYSTGKTTFIKHLMGCTYPGNSFPRFISFHHPLVCLFLATQLLSLVTGAHIGPEPTTDRFVVVMNGADDRSIPGNTIAVQADMPFSGLQSFGTAFLSKFECSQLPNPLLEHITFVDTPGVLSGEKQRTQRSYDFTGAISWFAIKCDLILLLFDPHKLDISDEFKRVIESLRGHDDKIRVVLNKADQIDTQQLMRVYGALMWSLGKVLNTPEVMRVYIGSFNDKPINNAAAGPLGEELFQKEQDNLLNDLKDIPKKACDRRINEFVKRARAAKIHALIISHLRNEMPAMIGKAKTQQRLIDNLAIEFAKVQREQHLPLGDFPNVDQFRERLSGYSIDKFEKLKPKMIQCVDEMLAYDIPQLLKDFRNPYD